The genomic DNA ATATGATAGTTCTTGTGTTCATGGGGATTAGGGGGATGGAGAACTGTGCAAGGTAGGATTGAGAAATACACATCTGCAGTGCAGCATGAAAGAGAGCTCTCCCATTCAGTGTTTCTGtgacagagggggaaaaaggcaaTACAAGCACAGACAGAGATCTAGGTCTCAAATTTCTTGCTGGGCCTGCATCTTCCCTCAGCATTGCAGGATTTGCAGTCtaacagccacagccagggaGAAGGGGACGCAGAAATGAAAGCTTGTCATTGAAACCAATTGCACTGTAATGTGGAAGGTGTTCATGTTCTCGCGCAATGTAACAAAAGCCACTTCCATCGCTGTGTTCACACAACAGCCAGGCACCTCTCTGGACTTTGTGAGAAGACGTGATGTCATTGTCATATCCCCTAGCCAGATTGGTTGCTTCTCTTATCaccctgctcttcccttggtAGTTGGAATGTTCATAGAGAGTAATCTGGGGATTGTGCAGATTTTCAGTGATCAACTGCAGAGATGTGATTTTATCATTCATCTCTTCACCAACAAAGCTATGTTCACCTTCCTCAAATACAAGTAACTTGCCTGTATAGCTGTGGTGCTCATAAGCCACCCAAGGCCGACCTATTACTTTCACTGAGGAGATACAATCATTCCAATCTACATCTTTTAGATTGGCAATGTCACTGGTGAATTCTTTGGAGTAACCCTGGAAGTTGGCATGCTCATAAATGATGATTTTTCCCATCTCAGGAGGACTTCTGTAGTTTGGTTTTCTTGCTGTAGGAGCTGGATGACAGCctacagaagaggaaaagagaaaatcaagaaaataagcAATGCCGGTAAGAAGGCTTTTTTCACCACACACAAAATgctggagaggggggaaaaaaggacaagtaaaatatttttagcagagGATAAATatagcagcagctggaaaagagtGAGGGCGTGACACAGAAACttgaatttggaagaaaaaagtaaaatgagatATGTACACCAAAATGGTCCAGTTTTATTTAGTTGTGTATGTTGGTTTATGTATACGCGCAAGGGACATCTGAGCATTTAGTTTAACATCTTATTGGTATATCCTAAAAATAATGACATAAAATAGAGAACTGGTGATAAATCAGTTTATAATTGACCCTGcatttaagaattattttagaaaCTGGAATTTATTGTTAGAACTAGTTTTCATGATCCACATTATATTACAAGTAAGGAAGTAGAGACATTCGATCAATTTCTAAATGAAAGTGCATTTTGTACTgtaaataggaggaaaaaaactatTCTGCTAAGGCAGAACTCAACTTTTAGactcactgaaataatttatttctctttttgcaaaaaaaaaaaaaaaatcagatttcatgGCAAATACGTCTGAGGGAAAGAAACAGTTACTGTAGTTGATTCTGGCAAGGGATGGGAGAAGATCAGGTCTGCCTAAGTAACATTAAAAGTCTGACTAAAATTGACAGACCTGAGCAACAcagtcaaacaaacaaacgaaaccaaacaaaaaccacaaacaaacaaaaaaacccctcacacacaaaaaacaccaccaccataaaaaacccacctcacttaagtctcaattaaaaaaaaaaaatctctacgTGATTGTGGTGGttaaccccagctagcaacTAAGACCACAACAGCCGCTCGCTCTCTGCCCACCACCCCGTGAGTGGCACaggggagagaactgaaaggaagggaaaaactcataggttgagataagaacagtttaataagacaacaaaataataatataaataaagtaaaataagcaACACTCAATGCAATCCCTCATGGACTCCGATCGCACCAAACAGCCAGCCCCAGAAAATAGAGCACTCCAGTCttgaacagccgatcccagcaggaaagcaaaaaggcaaaGGGCAAAAAAGGCCAAAACTGCAAGGGGCCAAATTCCAATGGAGCTCACGTGGAGCTCCAAACAGAACAGAACCAAAAGGTCAAACAGAACAGAACTAACTAGCCGGAAGAGCCAGCTCCAgctatatactgagcatgatgttaaCAGTAAGGAATAGTGAATTGACCAACCTGGATGTCAGTCTAGGTGCTGTCCCGTTTGTGCCTCCTCCCAGATGCTTTGCAGCTTCAGCTGTACAGTTGAAAAAGTCGCTCACAACAGCCAAACTACCAATGAGTTCTTACAATCTCTTCATACCCACCCCAAAACACATCCTagctactgaaagaaagaagttagCTCTTCTCAGGCAAAACAGTGGAAATCTAGCGTGTTATCTCat from Caloenas nicobarica isolate bCalNic1 chromosome 1, bCalNic1.hap1, whole genome shotgun sequence includes the following:
- the LOC135990019 gene encoding epidermal differentiation-specific protein-like, producing the protein MGKIIIYEHANFQGYSKEFTSDIANLKDVDWNDCISSVKVIGRPWVAYEHHSYTGKLLVFEEGEHSFVGEEMNDKITSLQLITENLHNPQITLYEHSNYQGKSRVIREATNLARGYDNDITSSHKVQRGAWLLCEHSDGSGFCYIAREHEHLPHYSAIGFNDKLSFLRPLLPGCGC